The Anopheles moucheti chromosome 3, idAnoMoucSN_F20_07, whole genome shotgun sequence genome contains the following window.
TATTCAGTAATTCGACTTTTCCCATTTCGTCCAACTTCATGATGTTCAATTcctttaataaaataattgaatataTTGACGAGCGAACAGCTACGgcacataaacaaaacattttccgGGAGAATTCCTGGGAGAATAAACAATTGACCGTCATCCTATACATGGGGAAGAACCGAATTACTCAATAACCACTGCGCGGTTGTTTATCCAGGCTGTTCTGAACGAAGTGCATGATGAGTGCTAACCGGAAAGCATGAATTATTAATGTGAGGATAATCGACCCACGGTGCAGCCAACTGTCCACTGGACTACCATCTAACGAAGTGgctttattttctttacatcCATACCGGTCAAACGCTGAATGTGCTAACAGTTTTTCAATCATAAAATTCATCGCCCGTATATAGCGGGTGGGATTCCGATGGTGACAGTGGCATGAATAAACAACCATTTGCTGCTGGCAGGTGTTGTCGGTGCCGAAGATCCTCCCGatagataaaaaaacacacacaactaGCCTTATACATTCACTCACAATCTCATTTTAACGAGCGTTGTGTACACGCTGTTAATGCAATGTCGTTCTTATCAGACCACAACAAATCTTCACTCGGGCACTAGCAGCAACCTCTGTCCACCGGGAAGTGGaacaggaaagaaaaaaaaaacaagttttgAGAAATGTTGACAGCATGTCATACCGCTGGATACCGATGGCAAACAGCTTGCGGAGACCCTGTTGGAACTCAGTAAATGGGGTCCCGGGTTTGTCTCTGCGCCCTTAAAGCGAATGTTCATCAATCACCTGGACCGTGGAGTATGTGAGTGGATGACACGGCACGGCATGACAAAATGGTCACCGTTCCTGGTAAATGAGGTAAAAGTATTCTATTAATTATCCCCAACCCTGGGGTAAAGGTGCGCCATTGTTGGGTGGGTGAAGACTTCGGACGTTGGAATGTCCGGATCGTGCCAACTGATTACGATTGATCGAACGACCTTGCCACACTGGCGGCCTTATGCAAGGCCGAACGCTAATGCAAGTCACTGCTGGCACTAGCTCGTTTATCACACCACATTTGAATATGTAAGATTATCCATGCCAGTTAGAGGCCTCAGGCAATCTTCAGTTTTCAATTTCACATTTCTTTAACACACATCTTAGCCTGATGAGGTTGCCTGTTAGATTTTTAGAGTGGGTGTTTTTGATCACAGATTTAAATTTGCTCTACTGAGATTACATCACATAGCACATTAAACTTTACAGCACACTTACCGGAGCTTGCCGCAAAAACAAATACCACCAGAAGAGCTAAGCTGAACCGATCGGAAATAGCCATTTTCACAGTCCCGCGAAATGTCTACTTGCACAAATTCGAACAGCTCGCACCGGACAACTGAACGAAGCACGTTGAACGATCGGTGATCTTATATAGAAATTAGATCAGATGGTCTTACCAAACGGCGTGTGATGGATCAAACCGGTTGCTAATTCGCATGCACGTGAGTTCCAGACATCGTTTTGGAGCACTATTGATCACTTCCCGTATGTTTTGGggaattctttttttaacaacTCTACACCTTGCTTGCTTTAGATTAGACAATTTCTCATCAatatacaacaattttgctgtTCTAATAAAATATCTGAATCATCTTATTGATTTCTATGACTTTTAAGTTTAAATTATCTTATATTTAGTTTATACACTTCTTGAATATGTCGTCCTTTATTGAATAGGAACAGTTGCATTCTTAGCATCATGAAGAAGCTGGTTTGAACAAAGGTGCTCAATTTTGTCACATCTTCTCTTCACAACTCTTTTCCTAATTCAGTCAAAATTGGCTCGGTGGACGTCACATGGCGCTAAACATACCTGTCGTCATCAatgacatcgcaattaacgtACAATTAATTATCAACATATTACGCCCCGCCACAACACGATCACATGGCATTCGCACCATAGGTCAGTGTGGTTGGCAGGGTTTGTTTCGTGAAAATAGCTACAAACGGGTCTAAGCTCTTGCCACTAACCGGTCAACCAGAGCAACCAGACAAACGGTTGTTTCTGGCCTGAATTCAACGCGTTCAATTTCGCGCTTGTTTTATTAAAGATTATAAATGTTTCCAAACACACTATAAACAATTCTTCCTAATTGCAGTTAGTCTACACGTGTTAAACTCAATTGAGATACGTGGAAAAGCAGTATAATAGTTGGGAAGCTAGCAAACATGTGTAACATCCCTAACGTGCAAAAAATTATGAGCAATAGCAATAGCTCGTAACCATGTAAGAATGCAGGGTATTTTGGGCCCTTTCAGGTCTACTCTAATTATTGATATATCGCTTTATTAAAAGGATCCTTAAAACGCTTATGACTTGTTACTACTGCTCTTCGAAGAGCTAGAGAAGTGACCATTTTACACTTCTTGAGTTTGCCACAAGAGAATATTCATCTTAGATTATACATTCTTGATCGGTTATTAAAAACGGGTAGTTATGGTACATCACAAACCAGATTGAATAGATGCTACATCAAAAACAATACCGGGACAATATGGGGGCGCCTAGTATCTCAAGTATAATGTATCATCTGTTTCAAGAGACAGCTAATCTGAAATAACTTTAATAAGAATTTAAATTCTTTTTCGAATTTGAATTTCTCATTAAACGTCCGTTGTGCAATGATTTGAAGTGTGGGAGAGAAACTAAAAGCGcactttaatataaaatttgaAGTAAATTTTCCCTGTCGCGTAGGATATGGGTGAAAGTGGCATACAtgttaacaaaataaacataaatcggtgtgtgtgtgtgtgtgtgagagagaggtCAGAATAAATAAGTACATGACGTGATCATGCTGTTGATACAAATTAGTGCAATTAGCGCATTTGGTGCGTATAGACGCCAACACCACCACTGGTTCGTATATTGCACCACTTACGGAAATCATATACAGAAACAGAAAGGGGTTTCAAAAATGTATGACACCTTTTTATTTTGCGATGTTTTCTACACTTTTTGATCATTGTGGTGACCCATTTGTCTGGACGTATATAGCGCTTTACTTGATGACCTTTTACtggaaaatattatttcccAATAATCGTTTGAAACCATTTGATGTGTCATTTTTATCCGGAAACTCTGCTTCATACAAGAGCTGTTGTATTCTCACCCGTACGAAAGCGTTTTGACTTGTCGATAGACGTTTCATGGTGGTGTAACAACTTTTAAGAAATTGTTCGTCCGAATCAATGGTTTTGTACGACACATGCGGATCACCATCGTATGTACCCGGCGTCCAACGTCTATCGACCGTTGAAGATTTGGCGGACAGTTCACCCGGTGGATGATGGTTTGCATTTGTGGACGGTCGTGTCATTTCACTATCAGCATGCATACTGCGTACTTTTGCGATGCGAAACCATGGACGTTCCTGGTGCGTTGTTGAATCGTGTGTTACTGCATCGTGGTCACATGCTGCTGGCAACTGTCTCTCTCCTGTTTGCCGAGGTAATACCGATTCTACTTTTATCTGCAGTGGCTCTAACCGAACCAGCAGGTTTCGAAATTTTGATGTACTTTCTAATGCGCTTTTTCCTACAGCTTGGGTTTTTGCATTAACCACAATCAACGTTTCATATCAAACATATCAAAGCAGGAAGCAGTGATAAACAGAACACAGACTTACCGGAAGACATCGTGGTATTCCaacagaaaactcattcgcTCGTAGTACGGCCAGTTTGCCTTCTGTGATTCACGTTTGGCGCAACGTTGTAGAAAGGTAAGCATTAAAGAATCCCAACGTTTCTTGCACAAGTGCGCTGTTAGCGTAATGCAGGAGAAAATAATGTATGTTTTTCTGACTACAGCGGATTAAAGATATGATTTACAATACGCACTTACCACGCACACCCAATAGGCGGCTTACTTCATTCCATGCTGCTATTAGTTTCCAACGTGTCGTCGGTACGATTTTATTGAACGAGAACAGCTCCGGTCTGCGTTTCACTGCAGCTATTAGCTTGAGTTCAAATGTTCTACACTTTTTGAATCTCATATTGGGAAGATCATACCGCTACATGGAACACATTTATCAGGAAATCCGCTACACACGCAGCACGGGCATCGTCGGCTGATTGTTTCGTAGCGCGGTTAATTCAATCACACACTGACAGACGTTTGACAATGCCCAAGGTGTATAGAGTAGGCCAAAAATTGAACTTATCGTTCGCTGCCTGGCGGTTATCGTTTGGGTTATATTCAAAATAATCGCTGAAATGAAGATAAAACCGTTTTGTCGCAGATAAGTCACAATTTTTCAGCAAAGCAATAATGTTACGTTTTAACAATCGTATATTAATCACAAGTCATTCGAATAAATTATTGTGTTATCCATCTTAACCGTTGCATCCTGCCGGATAGATAAGACTTTATACATGGCTAGCGCTAACAAGAAATGGTGCGTTGTTGTCTGATCTGTTAATTTTTCTTGAAGTTTATAAGATAAAAAGAAATTGTCTGGAGAAGTACATATACTAGAGTAAGATATCTTATTAAAGTTTGAGCTTAGGGATATTTACCATACCTGGTGGTGTGATGTGTTGTTACGCTAGGTTTGCAACCCGACTATAACGTAATATTTGATGTATAAACTACAGTTTAGAATTTCGCTAATGTAGTGTTTTATTGCATAACATTCACCTACTAAACACTGTTTGTAGCTCTTCGTTCCCGCATGGGTGTTCCTCTACATTTCCTCTACGTCTACAACAAAAACGACAAAGAAGCGAAAATAGCGAGCGATAACAAAGGgtttctgtgtttttcttctattttattgAACTTCATTTATTCCGACCGTTTTGCAGAAATTTATGCGCATCGATGACACACGTCCCCTTCCGTTTCGTGCGATTGTATGTTTTGGTAAGTTAAAAACGTCGCTGTGTAACCGGCATTCCCCCAAATACAGTACCAATCATCACGCGAAACGTTGTTGAACGGGTAGAATGAATAGATGGGGGATTCGCTCCTGCTTCTCGTTTGCCGGGATGCGCTAAGATGGTCCGCCGAAACGAAGACTTCCTAAAGCCGGTTCCCCTTACTACGCGCACAAGCGCCGTGAGCCGTGGCGACGAAGCGATGCTGGCAgcttagttttgttttctgtgtcTTCAAATTTACTGCTATTTACCGATTCCCTAGGCCCTAAGGACACGGCGCGTCCGCTCTTCTATTGCTGTACGTTAATGTAtctgtttcttgtttgtttgtttgtttgatttactTTAATCTGATTCTTTAATGAGTTTAAAGATGAAACATAGGTGCATGTTTCGTTTAAGCTTGTCCTGGGATGTCGTAACGAAATAGTCACTAATCTAATTCTGATTTATTGAACACGGCAATCACGTTCTGCACaattcttttgttgttttacttcACCCCTTCTTTTAACAGCCTGGTTCGAGAAGCTGCTAAACGTAGTATTTGGTTTGTGTCTATACTTCTTAAAATAGCGTAACGtagaaatgttttctttacaAAACTCATACCCCCCTTCTCACGGTGCAGGTTGTATTAAAAATGTACTCGATCGTGCTAAACGGTACATCAATCGATCGAGGTGTCTAACAAAACCCGAAAGAGCTTCGGCTGGCTTGGAAAGGAATGGTTCTGTGAAAGAGTaccaatgaaaaaaaagtattgcaAGGACGTTAGATACTGTCACAAAAACAACTATCTGAAAGCGTGCTTTCATTGCCCTTTCATTTGCAATCCAAATTTCCCCCCAGTGGACGCGTGATATCTCGACTCCCCGCGTTCCAAAGGGGAAGAGAACTTGAAGACATTGGAATGTCTCgtagaaaaaaattaacattctCAACCTAAAACTAATGTAACGTATATTCACACTCCTGGCACAAGGAATGGATGAACAATCGCAATCCATTTTGCTCCAGTTGCTTTGTCCAATCTCGATAGAAATAGCGAACCGCTCCCATCGCCCCCGGTTTAACGTTCGGTGTTCGCCAAAGTCACCGAAGATGGCAAATTAGATAAACAAACTAGAATCTCCACTAGCATCGGTGGATATGTGCCGGATGGTACCGTTGATTGGATTAAGCACGAATCAGGAAAGCAACCGCACCGAACAGCAGGACACCGAACGTGACGGACAGTGTGGATGCACCGTTGCAGTTGTCATCGTAGCAAGCGCACACCTCCTGACGTCCACCGAATCCGGAACGCTGGTAGCATTTGCCCTGCGAAAAGAACGATGAGGTTAGTGGTGACCGTATAGGAATCGGTGCCAATAACACGTACCTTGTAGGACGTTTCATCCCAGCCACAACCGCGGATCACTCGGTTATCCGCTGGAACTGTGTTGGAGAGAAAAATGGGAGAGagttatgttttaaaatgcGACCTGGTGCGAAAGCCACACTACTTACGGTTGTTCACTGGGAACTCGATGATCTGGACGATCTTCCGGCAGAAGGTGTACTTGTTGCCGTCCTTGTGATCGTTACAGTCGATCGACATCGTGTCCGGTGGGTTGTCGTGCGAGCAGGTCGAGTCCTCCGCACTGTTGCACTCGAAGCAACGGATGGCATCTCCTGCAagtgtaaaaagaaaaaaaaagaaggaaccaATTGGCAAACAATGTACAATTGAGGGGGATTTTTTGTCATGTTTGTCATTTTACGCTCGCTAAGACACAGTTCAAACAAATCGGCCTCGGTCTTATCAGTGCTAGAGAGGCATAACATTTACATTAATCACAACAACTTTCAATCGAAGTAGGCTATATTGATCGCATAGCAATGACGCTAGGGCGCGGAACATCTTGGACATTCTAGTAGGCAATGGAATTGTAATCTCAACTCGCAATGTTACGCTGTTGTCACGGATCGTTTAAAAATCACGGCGACATAAGATTAACTGTCCCCCCCCTCCTCTAATGGGCAGGCGCATGTAATCGACATCGATGCTTAAGCTCATCTCGCTACTGATTCGCGGGTGAGGTCATTCTGATCTGTTCCGAGTTCGGGGGGTACATCACATTTTCAATCCTGCCAGTGTTTTGTTGAATGAATATAATTAACAATGAATGTCATGCATGTCGGTGCATAAATTTAGCACCTTGCAGCAACATTTCTCGTGGGATCCCCCCGATTCGAAAGATTGTTAAACTTTGCACGTGTTTCAAAATCATTCATCCTACCGTTCTAGGTCGCTCACCAAATGTACCGGGCAGTTCGCTCGTAATGATCGTAATGTACAGGTTTAGTTGCTGTCACTCAACTGTACTTCAACAGATAAAGGTGTACAATTTCGCAATTGCGGCTGTGTTAACATTATTCCGGCATTTACAACACTTCAAACTGTTGGTGAACTGTTTGCCAATTTCACGTGTCAAGCTGAAGAAGAAAGCACTTGGTTTCTGTTCCTTCTCTTATTACAGCATTACATAATGGTAGGTTAAACACGCGCAGGAACTAAAAAGACGAAATAAACGGTGTCCCAGAACACAGTATTTACTCACACAACTCGGACACAGCCAACCAGGAACGTTAATCTTAATGGagcacacattttttaattGGTTCCTTGCGTTCAATCGCAGTCAGCGTTAATCTAATCAACTCGCTTCTTGTTGTTTAATGGTATAAAGGGGGGATGCGTCTCCGTTTGACTAATCTGAAAGTAATTGGCTCAATATGAAAGATGCTGTTCTTCAACTGTAACGCATGAATAATTGTAAATCCTTGACCTTGAGTTCACACAAAAGTATTTACACATAAAAATAATCCAAGAATACAGAACTGTTCTCGCAAGGTGTGACTAGCATTTTATAACTTTGCATCGATCTAGTTACCACAGCCGAAGGTATATTTTTGCGCGCAGACACACCGCCCGAACCCCGTCATATGTTTGACGTTTGCAGAATATCGATCCAGGGTCTCTGCGCTGCTTCAGTTCACCCAACCTGTCCCACACCGTCGTTTGTCGCCGTCTGCAGCCTGCTTACATAATCGGTTCAGATTTTCTCCTGCCAGAGATATCTGCATTGCAAAGAAAATCCCGCATCGTTCGGAGTATTCCTGATGTGTCGTCCGGGATTCCGCGCTTTTGTCGCATTTTAACCTTACGCTAACCATGTTTCCTTTAGACGCTCTATTTCAGCGCTCTTCTGTGCGCTGTTGGTAACACCCGAGAACAAGGAACCTCTGAACGATATGGAACTGACCTCGTGTGAATCACGGAACTCGGCCGATCGTTGGTCCCCCGTTTTCTTCTCGTAATATTCAATTAAGGCATGAATTGGATAATATCGTCACCGACGTCTGTGGTCGGGCGTCGCTTGCAAGCACGGGAGAGACACACACCTACGAGATTGACCTCCGGACAGTAGCAACAGCAGTGGGAAACAAGACCACCCTTACACTGATCATCTACCTCACTAACTTCATGGCTAACTGCAGCTGTGTAAGAACCAGATTTGCTCAACTTCGCCAAAACCGCCAATGTAACTTGAGTTAAACTCTGaagaattcatttttttaccgCCAACCGGACACATTTTCACACTGCATTGGCGTTACGTTTAGGATGATTACTTACCCTGGTTGATGAATACCGCAATCACCAATAAACTAACGACAAACATGGACTGCAGCGAGGACATCATCGTGGTCGGTTGGTTCGAATGCTAGGTTAGTACTGAGCACTGTTTAAAGttgaccctttttttttggcgccaCTACCCTCTCAATCCTCCTTGTCCGCTTCCTTGCGTAACTACCTCACGTTAACCTGcctaaaaaagaaagaatacagcacacataaacacacacaaccacatggcacacacacacacacacacacacacaaggaaCACACGGCGGGGAGGATATATAGACAtcgattaatattttttcttcaccattCCCAACCATGCGCATAAGCACTAGGGTAGTTGCAAATGGAAAACACCGCCATATAGGGGGCCTGCTACTGTTGCACAActactattgtttttttatttctgttggTCAGTACAAAACATTATCAAAATGCTTATACTGGTACGTACACTATTCTTTGTCCATTGCGTAAGACATTCCAAGTCCCAGTTTGTACTAGGTCACCGCACACTAGCTCACTGTATCCTGCTGATTTCGTAATATGTTTGATTTCGTAATATgacactcacatacacacacagagacatcCGCACTCCTATTTGCTAAAAAATTGTCCTTCGACTTTGAGGAAAACTCCTAACTCCAAAACACTGCCACCATGTAGGGAAAAAGCTTGTGCGATTACACAACCATGAAGAATTTAGCACCCTTCGGACCTAACAAAACCCATACAGGAAACTCTCTCGTCCTTCAAAAGACTTCACGTCTCCAGATTTATGCAGTCCTGGCGGAAGTCGCAGCACTGGCTGCATTATCGGGAAAAGTCCCAATAAACGCGTTAAATGGTACT
Protein-coding sequences here:
- the LOC128305937 gene encoding uncharacterized protein LOC128305937; the protein is MRFKKCRTFELKLIAAVKRRPELFSFNKIVPTTRWKLIAAWNEVSRLLGVRGERQLPAACDHDAVTHDSTTHQERPWFRIAKVRSMHADSEMTRPSTNANHHPPGELSAKSSTVDRRWTPGTYDGDPHVSYKTIDSDEQFLKSCYTTMKRLSTSQNAFVRVRIQQLLYEAEFPDKNDTSNGFKRLLGNNIFQ
- the LOC128300676 gene encoding uncharacterized protein LOC128300676, yielding MMSSLQSMFVVSLLVIAVFINQGDAIRCFECNSAEDSTCSHDNPPDTMSIDCNDHKDGNKYTFCRKIVQIIEFPVNNLPADNRVIRGCGWDETSYKGKCYQRSGFGGRQEVCACYDDNCNGASTLSVTFGVLLFGAVAFLIRA